One window from the genome of Leishmania mexicana MHOM/GT/2001/U1103 complete genome, chromosome 18 encodes:
- a CDS encoding putative 60S ribosomal protein L34 produces the protein MSCPRVQYRRRMHYATRGNRMKMVRTPGNKLVMQKRSKRSQGIHTPWVLGHKRLGGTKALRHIDARLASRHEKSVSRAYGGVLSHDQVRDRVVRAFLVEEQRIVKQALKEHNKMKLSHKRTANKKKSKQSKKEAITKKISTKTVSKKKAPAKKATTTRQPVGSKLVKK, from the coding sequence ATGTCCTGCCCTCGCGTTCAGTACCGCCGTCGCATGCACTATGCCACTCGTGGCAACCGCATGAAGATGGTCCGCACCCCGGGCAACAAGCTTGTGATGCAGAAGCGCTCGAAGCGCTCGCAGGGTATCCACACCCCGTGGGTGCTCGGCCACAAGCGCCTTGGTGGCACcaaggcgctgcgccacatcgacgcccgcctcgcctcccgCCACGAGAAGAGCGTGTCCCGCGCGTACGGTGGTGTGCTGAGCCACGATCAGGTCCGCGACCGCGTCGtgcgcgccttcctcgtggaggagcagcgcatcgtCAAGCAGGCGCTCAAGGAGCACAACAAGATGAAGCTCTCGCATAAGCGCACCGCGAAtaagaagaagagcaagcaGTCGAAGAAGGAAGCCATCACCAAGAAGATCTCCACCAAGACGGTTTCCAAGAAGAAGGCGCCGGCGAAGAAGGCCACCACGACGCGCCAGCCGGTCGGCTCTAAGCTGGTGAAGAAGTGA
- a CDS encoding putative heat shock protein — translation MSVFGIDFGNANSTVAITRYGGVDIVTNEVSKRETTTIISFLDDERFIGEQGLDRYVRNAQNTVFLLKRFIGMHMDDPQLSQELKFLTCNIIGDESGRLMFSVNYCGEEKCFYPEQVLAMMLQRLRSYVNEAATTDPRVKADVRDFVITVPCYYTAEQRRLMYQAAEVAGLHCMSLINETTASAVDYGIFRGASLKETMEEGQVVGILDIGYGATVFSVCKFWRGNCKIIARTFDRNTGTRECDYLLYQHMLNEVQSRYNVDVSQNKRARLRLLQACERLKYLLSANQSAPLNVENLMDIDVSIPVFERSTMESLCQGVLHSIKSVIERGFAEAGVNREDFHSIEMIGGGCRIPMMKRLVEEVLGRAPSFTLNASESTARGCAIVAAMLSPKFQVREFKVSELPAYPILLGYHAENPRSPSSVPFLPQVNKVVKLLGAADSYPKKLDVRFPCSSAPKIYAFYDYENEVVKEIVQPCNYIIGEWEMGLPSKVKGAVNEMRVRICIRPDGVVEVEKAEAIDVYEVEEAPDATPATENGEGLGKENEEAPAEQPKPSKPVKKTKEAAVVVSVKPNVEILGHSGESVVLFRKAEVEMYERDSRIVRTRIKKNELESYILDFRPRFSSGGMLAEYAAPNAAANFVRQCDEDEQWLYEDGEFSTFEEYERRVQALRAIGDAAYNRLRTREDVEFAAKDIHSRIMAARQKALDFIGKKEHITEDELKEAAATAEQAKAWVDQQVAAMLAAPKTQDPTLSKADLEKKASEVEQGISKVMTKPAPPKPKESKEPENAEEDVTAEAAAGAEAAPQKEDPEEAVPAPTNEPEID, via the coding sequence ATGTCTGTGTTCGGCATCGATTTCGGTAACGCCAACTCCACGGTGGCCATCACCCGCTACGGCGGTGTGGACATCGTGACGAACGAGGTCAGCAAGCGCGAGACGACCACCATTATTTCTTTTCTCGACGATGAGCGGTTTATCGGTGAGCAGGGGCTGGACCGCTACGTCCGCAATGCACAGAACACCGTCTTTTTGCTGAAGCGCTTCATCGGCATGCACATGGACGACCCCCAGCTCTCTCAGGAGCTCAAGTTCCTGACGTGCAACATCATCGGCGACGAAAGCGGACGGCTCATGTTCAGCGTCAACTACTGCGGAGAAGAGAAGTGCTTCTACCCGGAGCAGGTGCTGGCCAtgatgctgcagcggctgcgcagctaCGTCAACGAGGCTGCCACGACGGACCCACGCGTGAAGGCGGACGTGCGCGACTTCGTGATCACCGTGCCGTGCTACTACAccgcggagcagcgccgcctcatGTACCAGGCGGCTGAGGTGGCGGGGCTGCACTGCATGTCCCTCATCAACGAGACAACTGCGTCAGCGGTGGACTACGGCATTTTCCGCGGCGCCTCGCTGAAGGAGACGATGGAAGAGGGGCAGGTGGTCGGCATTCTGGACATCGGATATGGCGCCACGGTTTTCTCCGTGTGCAAGTTCTGGCGCGGCAACTGCAAAATCATCGCCCGCACCTTCGACCGCAACACTGGCACTCGTGAGTGCGACTACCTCCTCTACCAGCACATGCTAAATGAGGTGCAGTCCCGCTACAATGTCGACGTCTCGCAGAACAAGCGCGctcgcctgcgcctgctgcaggcgtgcgAGCGGCTCAAATACCTCTTGTCTGCGAACCAATCGGCGCCGCTGAACGTCGAGAACTTGATGGACATCGACGTCAGTATTCCAGTCTTCGAGCGTTCCACCATGGAGTCGCTCTGCCAAGGTGTTCTCCATTCCATCAAGTCCGTGATCGAGCGCGGCTTTGCCGAGGCGGGCGTCAACCGCGAGGACTTCCACTCCATTGAGATGATcggcggtggctgccgtATTCCGATGATGAAGAGgctggtggaggaggtgctgggcCGCGCGCCTAGCTTCACTTTGAACGCGTCTGAGTCTACGGCACGCGGGTGCGCGATTGTGGCGGCCATGCTTTCGCCGAAGTTCCAGGTACGCGAGTTCAAGGTATCGGAGCTGCCAGCGTACCCGATTCTGCTGGGCTACCACGCCGAGAACCCACGCTCCCCCAGCTCCGTGCCTTTCCTGCCGCAGGTGAACAAGGTCGTGAAGCTGCTGGGGGCGGCAGACAGCTACCCAAAGAAGCTGGACGTGCGCTTCCCGTGCTCGAGTGCGCCGAAGATCTACGCCTTCTACGATTACGAAAACGAGGTGGTTAAGGAGATTGTGCAGCCGTGCAACTACATCATTGGTGAGTGGGAGATGGGCTTGCCTTCGAAGGTGAAGGGTGCGGTGAACGAGATGCGCGTCCGTATCTGCATCCGGCCGGATggtgtggtggaggtggagaaggcggaggcgatcGACGTGTACGAggtcgaggaggcgccggACGCTACCCCTGCCACCGAGAACGGTGAGGGACTGGGGAAGGAGAACGAGGAGGCGCCTGCCGAGCAGCCCAAGCCATCCAAGCCGGTCAAGAAGACGAAGGAGGCTGCGGTTGTCGTGTCGGTGAAGCCGAACGTCGAGATCCTTGGACACAGCGGCGAGTCTGTCGTGCTTTTCCGCAAGGCCGAGGTAGAGATGTACGAGCGCGACTCCCGCATCGTTCGCACGCGCATAAAGAAGAACGAACTGGAGAGCTACATCCTCGACTTTCGTCCTCGCTTCTCGTCGGGTGGCATGCTGGCCGAGTACGCCGCGCCGAATGCGGCGGCCAACTTTGTGCGCCAGTGCGATGAGGATGAACAGTGGCTCTACGAAGACGGCGAGTTCTCGACATTTGAGGAGTACGAGCGCCGTGTacaggcgctgcgcgccatcggcgacgccgcgtaCAACCGCCTTCGCACTCGCGAGGATGTCGAGTTCGCGGCGAAGGATATTCACAGTCGCATTATGGCTGCCAGGCAGAAGGCGCTCGACTTCATTGGTAAGAAGGAGCACATCACCGAGGACGAGCTGAAGGAGGCTGCGGCCACCGCTGAGCAGGCGAAGGCGTGGGTGGACCAACAGGTTGCGGCGATGCTGGCAGCTCCCAAGACGCAGGACCCGACGTTGTCGAAAGCGGACCTCGAGAAGAAGGCGtcggaggtggagcaggGCATCAGCAAAGTCATGACGAAGCCGGCCCCACCGAAGCCAAAGGAGAGCAAGGAGCCGGAGAATGCTGAGGAGGACGTGAcagctgaggcggcggcgggtgcggaGGCCGCGCCACAGAAGGAGGATCCTGAGGAGGCAGTGCCTGCGCCCACAAACGAGCCGGAGATCGATTAA
- a CDS encoding putative pyruvate dehydrogenase E1 component alpha subunit yields MLKCATRFLLDTKTVSLKPQRPFKLHTAGRTDMAPLPTQAAYDTEQLKKSLALMFRIRRMESLCDQSYKLKKIRGFCHLYIGQEAIPAGMENVLSFEDPIVTGYRDHGWYISRGGKPEDVFAEMFGRQGGCSKGKGGSMHMYKVGNGFYGGNGIVGAQVSIGAGLAWRFAMENRDSPKHVAVTFYGDGAANQGQIYESMNIAALQRLPVIFAVENNHFGMGTSAARGSYQSEFYRRGDYIPGIKVDGMDVLAVQEGTRYARDHCMSGKGPIVMELDCYRYMGHSMSDPDNQYRTKNDIQHVKQERDCIRKMRELMATEGIMTEDEMNKLEKDVKKEVDQDLQKAQKQAMTKLDELFTDIYVGEQYEHRTCQGTVYHKP; encoded by the coding sequence ATGCTCAAGTGCGCGACTCGCTTCCTTCTGGACACCAAGACGGTTTCGCTGAAGCCGCAGCGCCCATTCAAGCTCCACACGGCAGGCCGCACCGACATGGCACCACTGCCGACGCAGGCGGCGTACGACACGGAGCAACTGAAGAAGAGTCTTGCCCTGATGTTCCGCATCCGCCGCATGGAGTCTCTGTGCGATCAGTCCTACAAGCTAAAAAAAATTCGCGGCTTCTGCCACCTCTACATTGGGCAGGAGGCCATCCCGGCTGGCATGGAGAACGTTCTGTCCTTCGAGGACCCCATCGTTACTGGCTACCGCGACCACGGCTGGTACATCTCTCGCGGTGGCAAGCCCGAGGATGTCTTCGCCGAAATGTTCGGCCGTCAGGGCGGCTGCAGCAAGGGCAAGGGTGGCTCGATGCACATGTACAAGGTGGGCAACGGCTTCTACGGCGGTAATGGTATCGTCGGTGCGCAGGTCTCCATCGGCGCTGGCCTTGCCTGGCGCTTCGCGATGGAGAACCGCGACAGCCCGAAGCACGTCGCGGTCACCTTctacggcgacggtgctgccaACCAGGGCCAGATCTACGAGTCCATGAACATTGCcgctctgcagcgcctccctgTCATCTTCGCTGTGGAGAACAACCACTTTGGCATGGGCACTAGCGCCGCTCGCGGCTCCTATCAGTCGGAGTTCTACCGCCGTGGTGACTACATCCCTGGTATCAAGGTGGATGGCATGGACGTGCTCGCGGTGCAGGAGGGCACCCGCTACGCACGAGACCACTGCATGTCGGGCAAGGGCCCGATAGTGATGGAGCTGGACTGCTACCGCTACATGGGCCATAGCATGTCGGACCCCGACAACCAGTACCGCACCAAGAACGACATCCAGCATGTGAAGCAGGAGCGTGACTGCATTCGGAAGATGCGCGAGCTCATGGCGACCGAGGGCATCATGACCGAGGACGAGATGAACAAGTTGGAGAAAGACGTAAAGAAGGAGGTGGACCAGGACCTGCAGAAGGCCCAGAAACAAGCGATGACAAAGTTGGATGAACTCTTCACGGATATCTACGTGGGTGAGCAGTACGAGCACCGCACCTGCCAGGGTACCGTGTACCACAAGCCCTAA
- a CDS encoding putative pumilio protein yields the protein MAANWTTASDAHLRVEDIDWGSAGGDDMFTSNADDLLMSDPRAVRRAETAPMVLTIMGTGGSLCVGGFEEEVNPDEEYRYTEDYHQLYYSKNPRDPRMLPPLTRRRHHLVREARAPGAFAVSSGDRQSVSTTNGAVGDRVENEERDCNTAATAAAAPEATEHLSSQALVKLYVDTFRPDWDYAQIKTHVCTFSRDQDGSRLVQRLLEKPENIVSIFNEVIEEFGELATDVFGNYVLQKMFDVVPKAENDANALPEIKEAKMLDRLTAKVRGHLLEYSVQTYGCRVMQKAVENMRAADRNAIIRELDGKVVDFVFDQNANHVVQKVVEVCPSAAQFVVDAFIPSLGDLACHAYGCRVLQRTFEKCHDVEGVNIRPLMEAVLSRVNEFTVHQYGNYVVQHAMLNAPEDLRHRFVVQLTPQLYALSCSKFASNVAERIVTTATEEERDAIIKELKKPLSDFQGGNYLVNMMQDTYANYVVQRFFEAVSPTQREVISELVQPHIGTINQSVYGRHLLRKMVSNNILTNTFLLSQGIDVSGPEYGGNANNNGHRSGGHRNSAGGTNGSDNRHNGGGSTGYANRNGNGRDNRSGGGVGSSSGGNNNGSGSRAGRGGRGGNNNQHGDGKNSAMRNNGGGNPNSMLVLQPQLQLQQPLMAGYMPIPQQYPYGTPYGIPQLQQQQPQAPQQAYMYPATAAAPQLYQPQQAYIPQIAPNGFGAFAGAAAFSAPMPPQQQAGNYSLRYGAPMQPSTPASQSLQPPAQQQQQSTRRGDAQSPQVYVNGGYNGAGQAHQQQLSPNSGLFPASQQQQQVFQANSDLADTTLAPGKGGCSGKGNTGAGVSSASHANATSSDKACAILANNTTSNQQRAGYGNQRTLQQELGY from the coding sequence ATGGCTGCTAACTGGACTACCGCGTCCGACGCGCATCTTCGCGTGGAGGATATCGACTGGGGCTCCGCAGGTGGCGATGACATGTTCACCTCCAATGCCGATGACCTACTGATGTCAGACCCCCGCGCGGTTCGCCGTGCCGAAACGGCACCGATGGTCCTGACTATCATGGGCACAGGGggctctctctgtgtcggAGGtttcgaggaggaggtgaaccCAGACGAGGAGTACCGCTACACGGAGGATTACCACCAATTGTACTACTCCAAGAACCCACGTGACCCCCGTatgctgccgccgttgacgcggcgccgccaccacctcgtgCGTGAGGCTCGCGCACCGGGTGCGTTCGCGGTGTCGAGCGGCGACAGGCAGTCTGTCTCCACCACGAATGGTGCTGTTGGCGACCGTGTTGAGAACGAAGAGCGCGACTGTAAtaccgctgccactgccgctgccgccccggAGGCGACCGAACACCTCTCTTCACAGGCACTCGTGAAGCTCTACGTTGACACCTTCCGCCCTGACTGGGATTACGCGCAGATCAAGACCCACGTTTGCACCTTCAGCCGGGACCAGGACGGAAGCCGTctcgtgcagcgcctgctaGAGAAGCCGGAGAACATTGTCTCCATCTTTAACGAAGTTATTGAAGAGTTTGGGGAGCTGGCGACCGATGTGTTCGGCAACTACGTGTTGCAGAAAATGTTTGACGTGGTGCCCAAGGCCGAGAACGACGCCAACGCGCTTCCGGAGATCAAGGAGGCGAAGATGCTGGACCGCCTCACGGCGAAGGTGCGTGGCCACCTGCTCGAGTACTCTGTGCAGACATACGGCTGTCGTGTTATGCAGAAGGCGGTCGAGAACATGCGCGCTGCCGACCGCAACGCCATCATCCGTGAGCTGGATGGGAAAGTCGTGGACTTTGTCTTTGATCAAAATGCGAACCACGTGGTTCAGAAGGTCGTCGAGGTATGCCCTTCGGCCGCGCAGTTCGTGGTGGACGCCTTCATTCCGTCTCTGGGCGACCTAGCCTGCCACGCCTACGGCTgccgcgtgctgcagcgcacctTCGAGAAGTGCCACGACGTGGAGGGGGTGAACATTCGTCCGCTTATGGAGGCAGTGCTGAGCCGTGTAAACGAGTTCACGGTGCACCAATACGGTAACTATGTCGTGCAGCACGCCATGCTCAATGCGCCCGAGGATCTGCGCCACCGCTTTGTGGTGCAGCTGACGCCGCAGCTATATGCGCTGTCGTGCAGCAAGTTCGCCAGCAACGTTGCCGAGCGCATCGTGACGACGGCGACCGAGGAGGAACGTGACGCCATCATCAAAGAGCTGAAGAAGCCCCTGAGCGACTTCCAGGGCGGAAACTACCTAGTGAACATGATGCAGGACACCTACGCAAACTACGTTGTGCAGCGCTTCTTTGAAGCCGTCTCGCCCACGCAGCGCGAGGTTATCAGTGAGCTCGTGCAGCCCCACATCGGCACCATCAATCAGTCCGTCTAcggccgccacctgctgcgcaaGATGGTGTCGAACAACATTCTCACGAACACCTTCCTTCTCAGTCAAGGCATAGACGTTAGCGGCCCCGAGTACGGCGGAAATGCGAACAACAACGGCCACCGCAGTGGCGGCCACCGAaacagcgccggcggcaccaacggcagcgacaaccgccacaacggcggcggctctACGGGATACGCCAACCGTAATGGCAATGGCCGCGACAACCGTtcaggcggtggcgtgggcagcagcagcggcggcaacaacaacggcagcggcagtcgtGCAGGTCGTGGCGGGCGTGGCGGTAACAACAACcagcacggcgacggcaaaAACAGCGCCATGCGAAACAACGGTGGCGGCAACCCAAACAGCATGCTAGTCTtacagccgcagctgcagcttcagcagccACTCATGGCCGGGTACATGCCCATACCGCAGCAGTATCCGTATGGAACCCCCTATGGCATTCctcagctgcagcaacaacagccccaggcgccgcagcaggcgtACATGTACcccgccacagccgccgctccgcagctgtatcagccgcagcaggcgtACATTCCGCAGATAGCGCCTAACGGCTTTGGCGCATtcgctggtgcggcggccttctcagcgccgatgccgcctcAACAGCAGGCAGGCAACTATTCTCTCCGGTATGGTGCCCCGATGCAGCCGTCGACGCCAGCGTCCCAATCACTGCAGCCGCCGgctcagcagcaacagcagtcGACTCGCCGTGGTGATGCGCAGTCTCCGCAGGTGTACGTGAACGGCGGCTACAACGGCGCAGGCCaggcacaccagcagcagctgtcgcCGAACAGCGGCCTTTTCCCTGCgtctcagcagcagcagcaggtgttTCAGGCGAACAGTGACCTCGCCGACACCACCCTTGCCCCTGGCAAGGGGGGCTGCTCAGGGAAGGGAAACACTGGCGCTGGCGTGAGCAGCGCCAGCCACGCTAACGCGACAAGCAGTGACAAGGCTTGTGCCATTCTTGCCAACAATACCACTAGCAACCAGCAGCGGGCCGGCTACGGCAACCAGCGCACCCTGCAACAGGAGTTGGGCTACTAG